Within the Phaseolus vulgaris cultivar G19833 chromosome 9, P. vulgaris v2.0, whole genome shotgun sequence genome, the region tttaaaagttcgGTTTTCCatcttcatatttttataaaaggaaCTAATTTACTCTCTTCCTATAATACTAAAGTTACTAGAATAATAACTTTACCTTATATGCATAATTTCGCCACTTTAATTCTTGATCTGTAATTTtggtataattttaattaaaacttattttttcttttaaaccaattaaagtttaaaataatttaatcagagggaatgtaaaaataaaacgtatgtaaaattaaaaattagataaaaaaattgaatttttttaaatgtgtggCATAAGAATTGCAAAAAGaaataagagataaaaaaataaaaatcataaattatattttcattatttttttaatcaacaaaaaagaataaataagtGTGTGTGTTTCAACCTTTATACCAAAAAAGAATTCCAAAAACCTCTCCTAAGAAAAGAATTTAACTTCCTACCAACAACAACTAACAAAACACCAACAAACACTCAATCAACAACAAAGAGTCTAACTAACTACTCAAAAACATCACTTAACCAAACTCATACACACTAAAAGATCATTAATCAGATAATAAAAGCAAACTGAGGTACCTTAGAAGATATTATCCAAGACCAAATCGTTAATTGAACTAGagtaaacattttttaaacatCAATCACACCACCtttaaaaatgacattattCATATGCTTTCAAATCTCACTTATTACAACAATTCAAGTCATCCCCAAACAACATTAACATATTCAGATGCACTACACATCTTAAACTGTAAAAAGTGATGACACGAGACTGACTCCAAATAAAACAAGTTATTCTGTAGTCAAAAAATAAATCGCGACAAGACTCCTCTTCCATCACACTTTCTTTCTAATTTAATggttgataaataatttatctttaatccttagttaaaaaaaactaatagtAAGTAGTTATTCaccattttaatattttatttttatttaataactaagATTAATTCTTTGTTAATATAATTGTAAAGAAACGAATgataaaattgaagaataaCTCTTTTAAATATACTCCAGAAATAAATTGAAGAAGGATTAGGTtgttctaaaaatattttttatgctcACTTTCATTCTTGTCTAATATAAAATTCTAAGAAACAAGTGAAGAATAAAGATTGTAAGTGTTTTGTTGTATGATCCCTCCTTCTATACAATAAATAGACCTTGTTAAGATCAGCCACCTTGTTTTTTGTGATTTGAATTACCGGTTATCACTCTCACCAATAGTAGAAGTAAAGTGCTATGAATTAATAAATAAGCACTGCTTTTAACTTTTAACTATATGATGCTTTTCTTATGGACAATTATATGATGATATTAATATcgttaatataaaataaacccAAACTATATCTTTATGTCATGTAGACTCCGATGAATTGCTTTCaaagtaaacaaaaacaaaaaacacgtaaaagaacaaaaacaaaaacttagAGAAGCACGATACCATTTTAAATAGTTTGTATTATAATAGAAATTTTGGTAAATACTTTTTTgctattaaattattaaagaaaatgaCACTAACTTCTTTTGAACTTGACACGATCATACATACTGAATACCCCTCTTATTTAAAAGTTACACTAATAGTGTTTAACTTTCTTTTAGGCTAGCTTAGCATGAATTTCAATTAACTGGTACGCAAAAGAACACTGAGTCCCAAGGTGTTACATTTGAACCatatatatgttaaatgtaATTGAACTAAAATTGACGCCAGTATAATTTATTAACTCTAAGAAAATACAATTCGTCtttgtggttttttttttttaatttgaacttaaaggttattatttatttttcattaaggCACGCTATATGTTGAAATTTTCACACACCTGGAAGTATTATAATAATGTTTCTGTGATACTAAAGTGCTGCTAAAAATAATAGGAGGAAAACAAAGGAGCCTGCAGGTTTGCAAAGAGTAACATACATTTACAGAGATATGGAGACAAGCTTCGAATAATTCAAAGTACGATGGCTGTGGTTTATATGGTAAGTTTTAGTAAAGACATTAATACAAGAACATAAACCACATCGTATTTTACAatggaaaaattaaaaatgttttagaCTATAGTATTGTAATATGACTGTtgctgataaaataaaataaaattgtaatatgACTGTCATGTCCTGAATTGCAAAATCAAGTTCAGTATAGCAAACAGACCAAATATGAAAAAGTACATAGagtatgtgttttttttatggttCGAAATATAGTATGTTTGTTGGAAGTTTTGATGAGTGTGTTTTATGTTAAGTTATGTGTATTAGAAAGGAGATAAAAACTTGCGTCAtgcaaataatttatatttttactcaTTGCTCTACCAAACAGAGCCTAAGAAATGAAATAATGAGCTGAATTCCTAGGAAGAAATAAATTAATGGGAGTCGGAGGAAGAAGAAGTCCAAAGCGAGGCAGAAAGCAAGCGCCGAGATTTCCAATCCAAAACTAGTCTGTTAGCCCCCAACTCCTCTACCCGATAACCGTCGTTGAAAAGACCGAGTAGAAGCTTCGCTTGGCAATGATTGGCGAAGCTCATGGGGACTCCCCTGAAACCCGACGCACCCAACCACTCCCCCCACGACCTCTCCTGCAGCTCTTCACCCGTCCGATAGATCCGGGCCAGCGATCCTACAATCCTCGGGCCCAAGAAAACCCGCTCCACAAGGGCCCTGGCGCGCCCCTGCATCGGAAACCCAGCCTCCAGCGAGTCAAACACCGCCGAATAGTGATGCAGCAACTCCATGAACCTTCCCACGAACCCTCCCACACTGGACCCCACCTCTTCCTCCACCAAAGTCACCAACCTCGGCTTCAACTCTCTCGCCCCACTCAAAAACGACGCAATAGAATCGGGCGCGCGGTAACTCAGGTGCGGTAAGTTTAACATGCAGTTAAAAACCAAAGCCTCTCCGCGAACCAGCTTCAAAGACGAAGGTTTAAACGTTTCGTCGGGATCCAACCTGCACTGGTGGAACGTGAACGGCTGCCCTAGGGAAGCGGCGAACGCCGTTAATCGCCTCCCTGTCTCCTGCACGGTAGCGACGGAGCGGCGTCCGGTTCCGGTTCGGGACAATGCGGTGATTCGGAGGTGTGGGCCCGGTGGACCTGCTTTGTTGGAGGCAAGGGCCTGCATAAGAGAAGCCCACTGGACCCCTTCCATGATGTCGTAGTCTACGATGTGGACTCGGCGCTCGTGGGCCACGGCCTCGAGGATGGCCTGGTTGGCGGTGAAATGTCCGAACTTGACGTAGGGAGACATGTCCTGGAGCATTTGGAACGCCGCGAGGGTGTCGTTTTGATGATGATCATCGCGGGGGTGGTGTGACCCACACGTGATGTAGTGGTGATGTTTGCTGTTATTGTGCGCACCCCCGGCGCCTTCTAGCAGGCCCTGTAGTGCGTCGGTGAAGTAGGCGGCGAGCCTTTCCATGTTGGAGCCGTGCGCCGCGTGGGACACCAGATCCTTGAGCCGAACCAATATTACTCGAGCAAGGTCGCGACTCTTGGTGGCTCCGGTGAGGGCCTCCGCGGCGGCCATGAGCAGATGGACTAGTCTCAGGCCCTTGGAATCGTCGGCGGCGGCTGTTTCTTCCTCGGCGTCGTCTTCCTCCGTTATGGAGGGGGAGGGGGAGTTGCTGGCGGCGTGGTCGTCGGGGCTGAGGTACTCAGCGGTTGCGCCATCGGAGACGATGGAATCGATGAGGTGGTGGAAGTCATCGTGGGGTCCGGTGAAGGCGTCCCAGTTGACGAGGGGGGACCAGTGGTTCCAGTTGCAATCGTAGTCGTCGTCGGAAGACGGGGTGGTGTCGGTGATGGTGGCGTATCCAGAGAAGTGGAGGCTGTGGATTGCATCTGTGTGGTAGTCCATGTCTATTTCCATGGTTGTTGGAGTATGTTGGTGGGTGAGGAGAAAAGAGGAGAGAATAGAAAGAAGGTAGGTAGATGTAGAAGTGGTGGTGTAGGAGATTTATAAAGGGGGTTCAGAGTGGTAGAAGAGAAGAAGTGTCTGGAGCATGAGACAGTCGAAGTCCAAAAATTGATTGGTGACTACAGTTTTTTGCGGCCGATCACTGCCCAGTTCATgtttcattcaatttttttaatcaaatattaCTTATTCATCATCATTACTACTACTGCCGTTTTTTATTATACCCCCATCTTGGATTTATACAATCTTTAGCTCTTAATTTACTTTTAACCCCCTCTCTTTCTACTTAACTTTCAACAACCCTCCAAATTCCCTCCTCATCTCTACAAAGGAACATGCCATTATAACTAAACAAGAGAATAGGAAAAATTACAACAATAGTGTAATTTGGCACTGAAATAATCTAAATGGACAATATCTTAAAAATTTAGATAATGGGGAAGTCATCAATGCAGGTGATTACTTATTTGAAAAATCAGTTAAATAGTACTTATATCACGAATTTGATTAAAAAAGTTATCTTGTCcaaatt harbors:
- the LOC137822669 gene encoding protein NODULATION SIGNALING PATHWAY 2-like is translated as MEIDMDYHTDAIHSLHFSGYATITDTTPSSDDDYDCNWNHWSPLVNWDAFTGPHDDFHHLIDSIVSDGATAEYLSPDDHAASNSPSPSITEEDDAEEETAAADDSKGLRLVHLLMAAAEALTGATKSRDLARVILVRLKDLVSHAAHGSNMERLAAYFTDALQGLLEGAGGAHNNSKHHHYITCGSHHPRDDHHQNDTLAAFQMLQDMSPYVKFGHFTANQAILEAVAHERRVHIVDYDIMEGVQWASLMQALASNKAGPPGPHLRITALSRTGTGRRSVATVQETGRRLTAFAASLGQPFTFHQCRLDPDETFKPSSLKLVRGEALVFNCMLNLPHLSYRAPDSIASFLSGARELKPRLVTLVEEEVGSSVGGFVGRFMELLHHYSAVFDSLEAGFPMQGRARALVERVFLGPRIVGSLARIYRTGEELQERSWGEWLGASGFRGVPMSFANHCQAKLLLGLFNDGYRVEELGANRLVLDWKSRRLLSASLWTSSSSDSH